One Salarias fasciatus chromosome 22, fSalaFa1.1, whole genome shotgun sequence DNA segment encodes these proteins:
- the gngt1 gene encoding guanine nucleotide-binding protein G(T) subunit gamma-T1, giving the protein MPVINVEDLTDKDKAVMEVNQLKIEVKLERWLTSKCCEEIKDYIQAGVEEDTLVKGISEEKNPFKEKGGCVIC; this is encoded by the exons ATGCCAGTCATAAATGTGGAGGACCTGACAGACAAGGACAAAGCTGTCATGGAAGTAAATCAACTTAAAATCGAAGTGAAACTTGAGAGGTGGTTG acaTCTAAATGCTGTGAGGAAATCAAGGATTATATTCAGgctggagtggaggaggacacCCTCGTTAAAGGCATttcagaggagaagaaccccTTCAAGGAGAAAGGTGGCTGTGTCATCTGCTAG
- the tfpi2 gene encoding tissue factor pathway inhibitor 2 translates to MDLCKVALFTLLSSFCNVLALSSKGVCLLQVDEGPCRADIERFYYNTITQKCEIFYYGGCQGNDNNFKTYQECQKTCFRIPKVPQICRFPKDEGPCRALFPRYFFNMTTMQCEPFYYGGCQGNDNRFQDLASCKEYCSPKKTVPVLCLDPLDKGKCSASITRYYYNTATKMCEEFVYSGCGGSSNNFVSRQSCMDVCVTGGKKHTAQVKGRRMRRNRHNHITFRRA, encoded by the exons ATGGACCTCTGCAAAGTGGCGCTGTttactctcctctcctctttttgcaacgttttggCGCTTTCATCAAAAG GCGTGTGTCTGCTTCAAGTGGACGAGGGACCCTGCAGAGCGGATATCGAGCGCTTTTACTACAACACGATCACACAGAAGTGCGAGATCTTCTACTATGGAGGATGCCAAGGGAATGACAACAACTTCAAGACTTACCAGGAGTGCCAGAAGACGTGTTTCAGAATACCAA AGGTTCCCCAAATCTGCAGGTTCCCTAAAGACGAGGGACCCTGCCGTGCCCTCTTCCCACGTTACTTCTTCAACATGACCACCATGCAGTGCGAGCCCTTCTACTATGGCGGCTGCCAGGGGAACGATAACCGCTTCCAGGACCTCGCCTCGTGCAAGGAGTACTGCAGTCCCAAAAAAA CTGTCCCTGTGCTGTGCCTGGATCCTCTGGACAAAGGGAAGTGCTCGGCCTCCATCACTCGGTATTACTACAACACAGCCACCAAGATGTGTGAAGAGTTCGTCTACTCGGGCTGCGGAGGGAGCAGCAACAACTTCGTGTCGCGGCAGAGCTGCATGGACGTGTGTGTTACAG gaGGGAAAAAGCACACGGCACAAGTCAAAGGCCGACGGATGAGGCGGAACAGGCACAACCACATCACGTTCCGGCGGGCGTAG
- the LOC115409788 gene encoding probable acyl-CoA dehydrogenase 6, translated as MALRVGPLRLNRLFSKCPPYLGVLSKNASSQSAPSSVPESPEHHLIYTREHFALKESLRKIIDQEINPHVDQWEAEGAFPAHKVFKTLGSAGFLGVSKPVEYGGLGLDFSYSVAVAEELGHIKCGGVPMAIGVQSDMATPALARFGSAELKEEFLRPTILGDKVACLGVSEAGAGSDVSSIKTKAVRKGDEFVINGGKLWTTNGVQADWMCLLANTSDGPPHRNKSLICLPMNLPGVHVARNIKKIGMWSSDTAEVFFDDVRVPCKNVIGQEGMGFTYQMLQFQEERLWAAANVLTTMDNIIQETIQYTRQRKIFQQPILYHQAVHFRLAELQTEVELLRALLFHAVALYIKGIDVTKLASMAKLKGGRLARELSDSCLQYWGGMGFTSDVAVSRFYRDGRLMSIGGGADEVMLGIICKYMDILPKK; from the exons ATGGCGCTCCGTGTGGGACCTCTGCGTCTGAACCGGCTCTTCAGCAAATGCCCACCGTACCTGGGCGTCCTGTCTAAAAATGCGTCGTCCCAGTCAGCCCCGTCCAGTGTCCCGGAGTCTCCGGAACACCATTTAATCTACACACGAGAGCACTTCGCCTTAAAGGAGTCGCTCAGAAAG ATCATCGATCAGGAGATTAACCCCCATGTGGATCAGTGGGAAGCCGAAGGCGCCTTTCCAGCCCACAAAGTCTTCAAGACCTTAGGAAGCGCCGGCTTTCTGGGCGTCAGCAAACCAGTTG AATATGGAGGGTTGGGACTGGACTTCAGCTACAGCGTAGCGGTGGCAGAGGAACTGGGTCACATCAAGTGTGGGGGGGTCCCCATGGCCATCGGCGTGCAGAGCGACATGGCCACTCCGGCTCTGGCCAG gtttggTTCGGCTGAGCTCAAGGAGGAGTTCCTCCGTCCCACCATCCTGGGGGACAAAGTGGCCTGCCTCGGCGTCAGTGAAGCCGGAGCTGGATCCGATGTCTCCA GCATCAAGACCAAGGCGGTGAGGAAAGGCGACGAGTTTGTGATCAATGGAGGGAAGCTGTGGACCACCAACGGCGTCCAGGCCGACTGGATGTGTCTCCTGGCCAACACCAGCGACGGACCACCACACAGGAACAAATCCCTCATCTGTTTGCCCATGAACCTGCCAG GAGTTCACGTTGCCCGTAACATTAAAAAGATCGGGATGTGGTCATCGGACACGGCCGAGGTGTTTTTCGATGACGTCCGTGTTCCCTGTAAGAATGTCATTGGCCAGGAAGGCATGGGCTTCACCTATCAGATGCTTCAGTTCCAGGAAGAGAGGCTGTGGGCCGCCGCCAACG TCTTAACCACCATGGACAACATCATTCAGGAGACCATCCAGTACACCCGGCAGAGGAAGATCTTCCAGCAGCCCATCCTCTACCACCAGGCCGTTCACTTCAGGCTGGCGGAGCTTCAGacggaggtggagctgctgcgcGCCCTCCTCTTTCATGCCGTTG CGTTGTACATTAAAGGCATCGATGTCACCAAACTGGCATCCATGGCCAAATTAAAGGGGGGCCGCTTGGCTCGGGAGCTCAGCGACAGCTGCCTGCAGTACTGGGGAGGGATGGGCTTCACCAGCGACGTGGCAGTCAGCAGATTTTACAG AGACGGCAGGCTGATGTCCATCGGAGGAGGAGCCGACGAGGTGATGCTGGGAATCATCTGCAAGTACATGGACATCCTTCCCAAGAAGTAA